The Solea senegalensis isolate Sse05_10M linkage group LG9, IFAPA_SoseM_1, whole genome shotgun sequence genome has a segment encoding these proteins:
- the znf628 gene encoding zinc finger protein 850, translating into MANSVALVVQAELLPPQSTASLSPFPSLLSSGEDGEDDRERGDLVEGEKAVADGGEEVVLDMVTSSASGQAQQPKQSDHPFQCLDCGKSFRWSSRLTHHLRSHNNERPYRCNICPKAFKGSSALLYHQRSHSGEKPYKCQDCGKAFKRSSLLQVHQSVHTGVRTFLCPYCPLTFKWSSHYQYHLRQHTGECPYPCDTCPKAFKNSSSLRRHKNVHLGLKPYTCTVCSKSFTQSTNLRQHMRIHTGERPYICGECGRSFTHSSNLALHKNSHSNHNSGGKEGKRGEVARKANVEVVVGAEQITSSMLTDMVGFVSQEATDGVGVGMEEVFLSTTPSGHNPSLLPQLTLTQSGEDVCVSRAIGTEVHLSTDTGASVLLYSCGSCSHTFGTQTDLEEHQSIHMAPEEHRASGEAGPGTGMEVGDGLVGAGHLLADFEEVVETTPVVENGHTTEVLLGLTEVADNSNANVGTTQAQFDLLQSFTEVTQSSESVQPAARTTWAGLSCGYCNKTFKTSGGLNRHVSLMHSLSSQSRSQFSCSACDRSFPLLSSLLTHQHSHTPEQRLLAEAEAEIVCPPSLSLSLPLPSSPSQADKHQEGPRQIHVNIITVGEEHEDQPTKPAKALKKTGGSKSAPAGERPYRCSECGKAFKGSSGLKYHMRDHTGERPYRCTECGKSFKRSSLLSIHQRVHTGVRAFQCPHCPLTFKWSSHYQYHLRQHTGERPYVCKECGKSFKNTSCLRRHSQMHSGLRPHICSICSKSFSQTSNLKQHERTHSGERPFQCTQCNKSFTHSSNLQLHLRTHSSHKDFKCPYCSKEFVMHSYLQRHIRTHGSGVPLPCPGDRVKDGVAVKANVGGVTTTTTLLNPITLETSGNNSSLIVSQPALNIPPNTSQNYFMIQTASGLQLIPLSPPTPVPPPPPPPPPPPLSQPQNFLLLQCPSNNGSQPSLILVPTTNNPPPSLEPQTLPVLQTVQALQTVLNQTQPQIPQFPAVSQQRQQTRIIISNNNNNANTPVATPTNTLSSNSLLTKPILGKSTRTARSRRGRKPKATLQASATAAVSETTGGLLSQRNCSVSQSVTNTATGSSPSSVATISLSTSCTTIPTFSSSTSVVPTVDTSGPASAVTVVTPATTVATASVTSHIPATPERKPHTTVGQLRTRETITGKQFVLCFENEEKAKEGINNEEGGESYVLQFEGDASAEAVDGGEGKSLVLQFKTNGQDEGETGRNKEAMMSFLHNWGGEKQGETDARQESSQGESYVLHFHTEAQDSGSSTTNFTQGQDNSLQLSCSSTQGLVPLDGQEVVFELGGETKIEQENEGMQMIALIEGEGGMMREAGAGCSASSGSVGEGGGAMENIFQLENGEEIVIIEVSTSSLREGRMEQGEDGGISQSSEVKCETVAAEANKKSVKEHHPAASTETQPSTEDSTRNGPISNSEEMHFSN; encoded by the exons ATGGCTAACTCAGTGGCCTTAGTGGTCCAAGCTGAACTGTTGCCACCTCAGTCCACTGCCTCGCTCTCTCCTTTCCCATCCCTGCTCAGCTCAGGAGAAGATGGCGAGGATGATAGGGAGAGAGGGGACCTTGTGGAAGGAGAAAAGGCAGTAGCAGACGGTGGAGAGGAGGTGGTTCTGGACATGGTGACATCATCGGCGTCAGGCCAAGCCCAGCAACCCAAGCAGTCGGACCATCCATTCCAGTGTCTGGACTGTGGCAAGAGCTTCAGATGGTCGTCTAGGCTGACTCACCACCTGCGGAGCCACAATAATGAGAGGCCCTACCGTTGCAACATCTGCCCCAAGGCCTTCAAAGGTTCCTCTGCTCTACTCTACCACCAACG GTCTCACTCAGGGGAGAAACCTTACAAATGTCAGGACTGTGGCAAAGCCTTCAAACGCTCCTCACTGCTCCAG GTTCATCAGAGTGTCCACACTGGAGTGCGTACCTTCTTGTGCCCCTATTGCCCCCTGACCTTTAAATGGAGTTCTCACTACCAGTATCACCTGCGCCAGCACACTGGGGAATGCCCGTATCCCTGTGACACTTGCCCCAAGGCCTTCAAGAACTCAAGCAGTCTACGGAGACACAAGAATGTCCATCTTGGTCTCAAGCCTTACACCTGCACAGTGTGTAGCAAATCCTTCACTCAGTCCACAAACCTAAGGCAGCACATGAGGATTCATACAGGCGAGAGGCCATACATCTGTGGCGAGTGTGGACGCAGCTTTACACACTCATCAAACCTGGCCCTACACAAGAACTCTCACTCTAACCACAACtcgggagggaaggagggaaagaGGGGAGAGGTCGCAAGGAAGGCAAATGTGGAGGTGGTGGTAGGGGCAGAGCAAATTACGTCATCCATGTTGACGGACATGGTAGGGTTTGTAAGCCAAGAAGCAACTGACGGAGTGGGGGTGGGGATGGAAGAAGTGTTCCTGTCAACCACCCCGTCCGGACACAATCCCAGCCTACTCCCGCAGCTGACCCTCACCCAATCTGGCGAGGACGTGTGTGTATCGAGGGCCATTGGGACAGAGGTTCACCTGAGCACGGACACCGGGGCCAGTGTTCTACTTTACAGCTGTGGCAGCTGCAGCCACACCTTTGGCACCCAAACAGACCTGGAGGAGCACCAATCCATCCACATGGCTCCAGAGGAGCACAGGGCCAGTGGGGAGGCGGGGCCTGGGACAGGGATGGAGGTTGGGGATGGGCTTGTGGGAGCTGGACACCTGCTGGCTGACTTTGAGGAGGTAGTGGAGACTACCCCGGTAGTAGAAAATGGACACACGACAGAGGTGCTCCTTGGTCTGACAGAGGTAGCAGATAACAGCAATGCA AATGTGGGCACCACCCAGGCCCAGTTTGACCTGCTGCAGAGCTTCACCGAGGTGACTCAGAGCTCTGAGAGCGTTCAGCCAGCGGCTAGAACCACATGGGCAGGGCTGTCATGTGGCTACTGCAATAAGACCTTCAAGACCAGTGGAGGCCTCAACAGACATGTGTCACTG ATGCACTCTCTTTCATCACAGTCCCGCTCTCAGTTCAGCTGCTCCGCCTGTGACCGCTCCTTTCCCCttctctcctcactcctcaccCACCAGCACTCCCATACTCCTGAGCAGCGTCTTCTGGCTGAGGCAGAAGCTGAGATAGTGTGCCCTCcatccctgtctctgtctctccctttgCCCTCCTCTCCCAGCCAGGCAGATAAGCACCAGGAGGGCCCGAGGCAAATCCACGTAAACATCATCACAGTTGGTGAAGAGCATGAGGATCAGCCGACAAAACCGGCCAAAGCCCTCAAAAAGACAGGAGGCAGCAAGAGTGCTCCTGCTGGAG agagGCCGTACCGCTGTTCAGAGTGTGGAAAAGCCTTCAAAGGTTCATCAGGCCTTAAGTACCACATGAGGGATCATACTGGGGAAAGGCCCTACCGCTGCACTGAGTGTGGAAAGAGCTTCAAAAGGTCGTCACTACTTTCCATCCATCAAAGG GTACATACAGGTGTGCGGGCATTTCAGTGCCCTCACTGCCCTCTCACTTTCAAATGGAGCTCTCATTACCAGTACCATTTGCGGCAGCACACGGGTGAGAGGCCGTATGTGTGTAAGGAGTGCGGCAAGTCCTTCAAGAATACCAGCTGCCTTCGCCGACACAGTCAGATGCACTCAGGACTGAGGCCTCATATCTGCTCCATCTGCTCAAAGTCTTTTTCCCAAACATCAAACCTCAAACAG CATGAACGCACCCATTCTGGTGAGAGACCCTTTCAGTGCACACAGTGCAATAAAAGCTTTACACACTCCTCCAACCTTCAGCTCCATCTTCgcacacactcctcacacaaggatttcaaatgcccgTACTGCTCGAAGGAGTTTGTCATGCACTCTTACTTACAGAGGCACATCCGTACTCATGGCAGTGGTGTTCCATTGCCCTGCCCTGGTGATCGAGTTAAAGATGGTGTTGCTGTGAAAGCCAATGTCGGAGGAGTAACGACCACCACAACCCTGCTCAACCCCATTACCCTGGAAACCTCAGGAAACAATAGCAGCTTGATTGTGTCCCAACCAGCACTTAATATTCCCCCCAATACCTCCCAGAACTACTTTATGATTCAGACAGCCAGCGGCCTGCAGCTTATTCCTCTGTCACCCCCTACACCAgtccctccacctccaccaccaccaccaccaccacctctatCCCAGCCCCAGAACTTCCTCCTCTTGCAGTGCCCCTCCAATAACGGCAGCCAGCCCAGCTTAATTCTTGTTCCCACAACAAACAACCCTCCACCATCGCTGGAGCCTCAGACATTGCCTGTACTCCAGACTGTTCAAGCACTTCAAACTGTCCTAAACCAAACACAGCCCCAGATACCCCAGTTTCCAGCTGTGTCACAACAACGACAGCAAACCAGGATCATAATCtccaacaacaataacaatgcaAACACTCCTGTTGCCACACCAACAAACACCCTGTCATCTAACTCGCTACTGACTAAGCCCATATTAGGGAAAAGTACACGGACAGCACGGAGCAGACGGGGACGCAAACCAAAAGCTACTCTCCAGGCATCTGCAACAGCTGCCGTCAGTGAAACTACAGGTGGATTATTGTCACAAAGAAACTGTAGTGTGTCACAAAGTGTCACTAACACTGCCACAGGGTCATCACCGTCATCTGTAGCCACCATTTCCTTGTCAACATCTTGCACTACTATCCcaacattttcttcttccacCTCTGTAGTCCCCACAGTGGACACCTCAGGGCCTGCATCAGCTGTTACCGTGGTTACACCAGCAACCACAGTAGCCACGGCATCCGTTACTTCTCATATCCCTGCTACTCCAGAAAGGAAACCTCATACCACTGTTGGTCAATTGAGGACAAGGGAGACCATTACAGGGAAACAGTTTGTGTTATGCTTTGAAAACGAAGAAAAGGCAAAGGAGGGGATAAATAATGAGGAGGGTGGCGAGTCATATGTTTTACAGTTTGAAGGGGATGCATCAGCTGAGGCAGTTGATGGGGGGGAGGGAAAGTCGCTTGTGCTTCAGTTTAAGACAAATGGGCAAGATGAAGGAGAAACAGGCAGGAATAAGGAAGCgatgatgtcatttttgcaCAACTGGGGTGGGGAAAAGCAGGGTGAGACAGATGCAAGACAGGAGAGCAGTCAGGGAGAATCATATGTCCTTCATTTCCACACTGAGGCACAGGACAGTGGGTCGTCCACTACAAACTTCACCCAAGGACAAGACAACAGCTTGCAGCTGTCCTGTTCATCAACCCAAGGTTTGGTGCCACTTGATGGGCAGGAGGTGGTCTTTGAACTGGGTGGTGAGACCAAAATTGAGCAAGAAAATGAGGGAATGCAGATGATAGCCCTGATAGAAGGTGAAGGGGGTATGATGAGAGAAGCCGGAGCAGGTTGCAGTGCTTCAAGTGGTAGTGTTGGTGAGGGTGGAGGGGCCATGGAAAATATATTTCAGCTGGAAAATGGAGAGGAAATTGTCATAATTGAGGTCAGCACTAGTAGCTTAAGGGAAGGGAGAATGGAGCAAGGAGAGGATGGAGGCATCTCTCAAAGTAGTGAGGTAAAATGTGAGACTGTTGCTGCAGAGGCAAACAAAAAGTCTGTAAAGGAACACCACCCTGCAGCCAGTACAGAGACACAGCCATCCACTGAAGACTCAACAAGAAACGGACCTATATCCAATTCTGAAGAGATGCATTTCTCTAActaa
- the nat14 gene encoding N-acetyltransferase 14 has translation MVRVELDQVVMRRMKEDDIEVVKALIKEGCEGTENRIILHILTRPLCLFILAILSSVLRCLVHSFILALTLPVFLLIVFLKITMPRSMGVLGSSRPYWDYVGSSYRGTQDETLQNPYCRVSGRTPLTKRPRSRIASKDKDKESSTEKISPEREQAAGHVWVAECEGEILGCIFRESETEAGIRRICRLVTSCWYRKEGLGRLLVQSLEQRERGTGAHRVYAHVPYPSKVGEVFFKKIGYRQLGVETAEEEEEDDIEMKLETPERGFLGYPLTKVFYKNL, from the exons ATGGTGAGGGTGGAGCTGGATCAGgtggtgatgaggaggatgaaggaggaCGACATAGAGGTGGTCAAAGCCCTCATCAAG GAGGGCTGTGAGGGCACAGAAAACCGCATCATCCTTCACATCCTCACTCGTCCACTGTGCCTCTTCATCTTGGCTATTCTCTCCTCAGTCCTACGCTGCCTTGTCCACTCCTTTATCCTGGCTCTCACTCTCCCCGTCTTCCTCCTCATTGTCTTTCTCAAAATTACCATGCCACGGTCCATGGGTGTTCTGGGCAGCAGCCGTCCCTACTGGGACTATGTGGGCAGCAGTTATCGGGGAACACAGGATGAAACGCTGCAGAATCCCTACTGTAGAGTCAGTGGCCGAACACCACTGACAAAAAGG CCAAGATCCAGAATAGCATCCAAAGACAAGGACAAGGAGTCGtcaacagagaaaatcagcccAGAGAGGGAACAGGCTGCTGGACATGTTTGGGTGGCAGAGTGCGAGGGGGAGATCCTAGGCTGCATCTTCCGAGAGAGTGAAACAGAAGCGGGCATCAGGAGGATCTGCAGGCTGGTGACGAGCTGCTGGTACCGTAAGGAGGGACTGGGTCGGCTGCTTGTCCAGAGtctggagcagagagagagggggacggGGGCACATAGGGTGTATGCTCACGTACCCTACCCTTCTAAAGTGGGGGAGGTTTTCTTCAAGAAAATTGGCTACAGACAGCTGGGGGTAGAGactgctgaagaagaagaagaagacgacattGAGATGAAGCTTGAGACTCCAGAGAGAGGTTTTCTGGGATACCCCCTCActaaagtgttttacaaaaaccTGTGA
- the il11a gene encoding uncharacterized protein il11a — translation MKLLLDSSSSLLFSLLLAQLPVFTSASPVPQRRTTDMDKLSNQTKHLMKLTQELLREHAFDSDVEPHRFRSLPEMSNRSANDLNNLELKPTLSQLHADLKLYEHHFEWLNKVSKKHHHPAVPKLVDMIREMKSLINLLHRQMLRVDAPKLSPATPSLPPHLPYQFDVLQSSHELLQHFKLFCDWAYRAFISLKPKVTIVQ, via the exons ATGAAAT TGCTGCTCGACTCCTCCTCATCGCTCCTCTTCTCGCTGCTATTGGCTCAGCTGCCAGTGTTCACCTCTGCCTCTCCAGTACCACAGCGGCGGACCACTGACATGGATAAACTGTCCAATCAGACCAAACATCTGATGAAGCTCACCCAAGAACTGCTG AGGGAGCATGCGTTTGACTCAGACGTGGAGCCCCACAGGTTCAGGTCTCTGCCAGAAATGAGCAACAGATCAGCCAATGACCTCAACAATCTTGAG CTGAAGCCCACACTGTCTCAGCTGCATGCCGACCTGAAGCTGTATGAACACCACTTTGAGTGGCTGAACAAAGTTTCAAAGAAGCACCATCATCCTGCAGTGCCCAAGCTGGTGGACATGATCAGGGAAATGAAATCCCTCATAAACCTGCTGCACCGTCAG ATGCTGAGAGTGGACGCACCAAAGCTGTCCCCAGCGACCCCTTCTCTCCCCCCTCACCTCCCCTACCAGTTTGATGTCCTGCAGTCCAGCCATGAGCTTCTTCAACACTTCAAGCTCTTCTGTGACTGGGCCTACAGAGCATTCATAAGCCTCAAGCCCAAAGTCACTATAGTACAATGA